The genomic interval TATCGGAAAATAAAAAAAAATTTACAGATTGTCCTTATGGCGTCCGATTTACCGACTGGCGATTGTAAAACGATTTTCGATAAGGGGCAGAAATGATAGTTGCTGACGAAGAAAAACAACAAACCATCAGGCGCAGTGCCTCGCAGGCGTTGCTGGTCTATGATCTGCAGACCGAACTGCCTCTCGGGCAGATTCTCGACATGTCGGCCAGGGGTATGAAAATCATGACCGAAATCCCCATAACGGTTTACCGGATGTACTATTGCCGGATGCCACTCGAGAAAAAAATCAACGGCAAAAGAGAGGTGTTTTTCGATGCTGAGTGCCGCTGGTGCAGGAAAAACGAGGAAACCAGCTGGTTCAACGCCGGGTTCAAACTTCGTTACCCGACCAATGCCGATGCCGAAATTGTCCGGGAACTGGTCCGTTCCTGGATGATCGACCGGGTTGAGAAATTCAATCCTCATTCGGCGCCGGTCCGCCGGAAAGGCCGACTCCTGCATAAGATCATGGCTGTCAATGTCTGGTAAGAATCTTTTCCGGGTTCCGGTAATCAGAGTTATTCCGGAACCCGGAATTAACATTTTCTATTATTTAAAAATCTATTATCCTTGGCAGTAATTCCGTGCCGGAGAAATTTTTTGATGAAACCGACCGGCCAGCATATTTTTTATATAGCCTGGAATATTTACTACCTTTTTAATTCTAATCGGTGGAGAGGGATATGTTTAAAACAGTTGTTGTGGTATTAGTCTTTTTGTTACTGCAAGCCTCAGCGGCGTTATCCCATAACCTTGGCTTGATCAGTATTAAGGGCATTGAGCAATCGGCATCGGTCAATAAAATAATCAGCCATGCTTCCGGATGGCATGAAAATTGATATCGGTTACGGCCCGATGAGATATGGCAAATGTGCCTCTCACTCTCCCAAAAATAACATAAATATTGTCATGATGCCTTTAATTGATTAATCTGGTTTTTCATCTGATTCGCTAAAACTCGCATTTGTTAAAAGTTATGAGGCGGACATGACATCATATGTAAATTCCAGAAATTTATCTTCCCGAGCTAAAATCTGGCTCAAACAGGTCAAACCATATAACCGGGATAATCTGAAACCGAACCGATCCAGGGCTGTCCTGATAGTAATCGATATGCAGAAATTTTTCCTAGACCCGACTTCATCATCGTTCACCTGCGGCGGCTTGCCGATTATTCCCAATGTTCAAAGACTTATAACGCTTTTCCGCCAAATCCGGCGGCCAATTATTTATACCCGCCATGTGCACGATGCCAAGGGAATCGATGCCGGTATCATGAAATGGTGGTGGGATGATATGTGTATTGCGGGAACGCCGGAAAGCGAAATCCATGATGACCTGGCTCCCTGCCCGGGAGAGAGAGTAATTATCAAACACCGTTACGACGCCTTTTACAACACCGGCCTGGAAACCGTTTTACGCGGTCTGAAAATAAAGGATATTATCATTACCGGAATAATGACCAATATGTGTTGCGAATCCACCGCCCGCGGGGCCTATTACCGGGACTACCGGGTCTTTTTCCCGGTCGATGCAACCGGGACTGTCACCGAGGAGATGCATACGGCCAGCCTGCTTAACCTGGCATTCGGTTTCGCCGTTATTACAAACACGCCCAATCTGGTTCGGCAGATCGGGCGGTGATGGATGATGGCAATGAGATTATGCCGGGAAACAATAATTTTTTTAGAAAGACAATTACCTGTCAAATTTCCGGCTGACAGATTCTTTCGCTGTTTTTAACTTGTCGCGTGAATGATTATAATAAACCGGTTGGGCATTCCTTTCGTATAGGTCGGCCCGACTCATGAGGAAAAGCGACATGAACCAAACCCTGCCTGACAATAAGGTTCTTTACAAAGCTCTGGTGGAGAAAGACAGCACCTATGACGGTATTTTTGTGGTCGGAGTTAAATCGACCGGAATATTCTGCCGTCCGACCTGCAATGCCCGGAAACCGAAAATTGAAAATGTCGAATTTTTCCGAACCCCGAAAGAAGCACTTCAGCGTGGTTACCGGCCCTGCAAATTGTGTCATCCGCTGGGATATAAAGACCGAATCCCCGACTGGCTGGTCCCATTATTGAAAGAAATCGACAGCGATCCCTCGATCAGACTTAAAGATTCGGATCTTATCGGGCGCGGTCTGGAACCGAACCGGGTTCGGCGTTGGTTTAAGAAACATCATGATATGACCTTCCAGGCCTATCTTAGAAGTCTTCGCATCGGGTTGGCTTTGGGCCGTATCAAACAGGGCGATAAGGTAATTGAGGCGGCTTTTAATTCCGGTTATGAATCGTTGAGCGGTTTCACCAATTATTTCAAAAAGACTTTCGGTCGCTCTCCGGCCAACAGCAAGAATAAACAGATCATCTCCGTAACCCGGATCCTGACTCCGCTGGGACCGATGATTGCCGGGGTGGTTGATAAGGGGATCTGCCTGCTGGAATTTGCCGATCGGCGGATGATCGAAACCCAGTTTAAACGACTGCGCAGGGCTCTTGATGCTGAAATTATCCCCGGGCCATCGCCCCTTTTTGATAAACTGGATTTGCAATTGAAGGAATATTTCGAAGGCCGACGAAGGAATTTCGAGATACCCCTGGTGATTCCCGGAACCGAATTCCAAAGAAAAGTGTGGGAGGTTTTGCAAACGATTCCCTACGGGACAACCCGATCTTATCGGGAGCAGGCCGGGCTTCTCGGCCGTCCTGAGGCGATCCGGGCGGTCGCCCGGACCAACGGTGATAACCGGATCGCGATATTAATTCCCTGCCACCGCGTTATCGGAAGCGACGGGCAATTGACCGGCTATGGAGGCGGGTTATGGCGGAAGAGATATCTGCTTGATCTGGAAAAGGCGGCTTTGAAACAGCAAGAAAACCATAATATCTGAACCTTCCCGTTATTCTTTTTCCATGAAACCAGCGAGACAACGGATTAAAATCTATAAACCTCGGAGGACCTGAATAAAAATCGGATAGGGCCGATATAAGATTATGGGGGGGAATCTGTTTCGCCCCGACTTATAAAGTGGAGCGGTTATGCCGTTGGATAAAAAAGTCCAGGAAGCTCTGGCCAAAAAACTCCGCCAGGAAATGAAACTGATGGATGTCGAGGAGGTCAAAAAGGACCTTGTCGAATGGTTGGAGCAGATTCCATTTCCCAATTACCCTGGCGCGGCTTCATGGGCCGATTGTATCAAGACCTTTCCGGCCAAGCCCGAGGAACAGCAAATGGAATCGGGGATGCGCCTGCGTGTAAATT from Candidatus Zixiibacteriota bacterium carries:
- a CDS encoding PilZ domain-containing protein; the protein is MIVADEEKQQTIRRSASQALLVYDLQTELPLGQILDMSARGMKIMTEIPITVYRMYYCRMPLEKKINGKREVFFDAECRWCRKNEETSWFNAGFKLRYPTNADAEIVRELVRSWMIDRVEKFNPHSAPVRRKGRLLHKIMAVNVW
- a CDS encoding cysteine hydrolase, which gives rise to MTSYVNSRNLSSRAKIWLKQVKPYNRDNLKPNRSRAVLIVIDMQKFFLDPTSSSFTCGGLPIIPNVQRLITLFRQIRRPIIYTRHVHDAKGIDAGIMKWWWDDMCIAGTPESEIHDDLAPCPGERVIIKHRYDAFYNTGLETVLRGLKIKDIIITGIMTNMCCESTARGAYYRDYRVFFPVDATGTVTEEMHTASLLNLAFGFAVITNTPNLVRQIGR
- a CDS encoding bifunctional transcriptional activator/DNA repair protein Ada, translating into MNQTLPDNKVLYKALVEKDSTYDGIFVVGVKSTGIFCRPTCNARKPKIENVEFFRTPKEALQRGYRPCKLCHPLGYKDRIPDWLVPLLKEIDSDPSIRLKDSDLIGRGLEPNRVRRWFKKHHDMTFQAYLRSLRIGLALGRIKQGDKVIEAAFNSGYESLSGFTNYFKKTFGRSPANSKNKQIISVTRILTPLGPMIAGVVDKGICLLEFADRRMIETQFKRLRRALDAEIIPGPSPLFDKLDLQLKEYFEGRRRNFEIPLVIPGTEFQRKVWEVLQTIPYGTTRSYREQAGLLGRPEAIRAVARTNGDNRIAILIPCHRVIGSDGQLTGYGGGLWRKRYLLDLEKAALKQQENHNI